The nucleotide sequence CGTCGAGCGTGATCGATTCACCGAGGAGCTGCGTCGTGACCGGGTAGAATGCGATGGCCGCGAGCACGCCCGCGACGATCAGGCCGCGGTAGAGCGCGTTCATGATCTTGCCGCCCTCGCGCGCCTTCACGAAGAAGGTGCCGATCACCGAGGCGATGATCGAGACGCCGCCGAGCACGAGGGGATAGAGCACCGCGTTGGCGCCGATGCCCTGCACGAGCAGGCCGCCCAGGAGCATGGTGGCGATGATCGTCACCGCGTAGGTCTCGAACAGGTCCGCCGCCATGCCGGCGCAGTCGCCGACGTTGTCGCCGACGTTGTCGGCGATCACCGCCGGGTTGCGCGGGTCGTCCTCGGGGATGCCGGCCTCGACCTTGCCCACGAGGTCGGCGCCGACGTCCGCGCCCTTGGTGAAGATGCCGCCGCCCAGACGGGCGAAGATCGAGATCAGCGAGCCGCCGAACCCGAGGCCGACGAGAGGCGCGAGGCTCGGGGCCTGGCCGGCCGGGGTGAGCGAGGCGAGCACCGCGTAGTAGCCCGCGACGCCGAGCAGCCCGAGGCCGACGACCAGCAGCCCGGTGATGGCGCCCCCGCGGAAGGCGATCTGCAGCGCCGGGTTCAGCCCCTCGCGCGCGGCTTCCGCGGTGCGCACGTTCGCGCGCACCGAGATGTTCATGCCGATGTACCCGGCTGCCGCCGAAAGGATCGCCCCGATGGCGAAGCCGAAGGCGGTGAGCTTGCCGAGGAAGAACCAGATGACGGCGAACAGCACGACGCCGACGATGCCGATCGTGGTGTACTGCCGGTTGAGGTACGCCGAGGCGCCCTCCTGCACCGCAGCGGCGATTTCCCGCATGCGTTCGTTGCCCGCGGGCTTCGCGAGCACCCAGCGCATCGAAACGAGGCCGTACGCGATTGCGGCGCCGGCGCACACCAACGCGAAGATCAGACTGCTGGACATTAACAATCCCCCCAGGGTTTGGGCGCTCGGCGGCGGGCCAGAACCGCTTCGCGCACGGTGTTGCGATGAGTGGTGGTCATCGATCTACGAAATCATGGCTGCTCGGGGCCGCCTTTTCTATTTCTTGACCGCGAGCCCGCCCTCGAGGCGGGTCCCCGGCGCGAAGCCGAAGATCCGCTCGAGGCCGAGCTTGCGTATCAGTTGGTCCACCGCCGCCTGGCCGTGCTCGCGAGTCACTTCAGCGAGAATCAGCTTGGCCGAGTTGGCGTTGTAGAACCCTCCGAAGTCCGCCTGCACCTTGAGCAGCTCCCGGGCCTTCTCGAGGGTCATGGTTCCCTTCGTTACACCTTGAACTCGGTCTTGAGCTTCTTCTTGACCGGGACGTTCTTCAGCCGCACGTACTGCGGCAGGCCGTCCTTGTACGGCGGGTAGTCCTCGCCCTTGATGAGCGGCTCGAGGTACTGGCGGCACTTCGCGGTGATGCCGAACCCGTCCGGGGTGATGAAGTCCTTCGGCATCATCTTCTCGACGTTCGCGACCTTCGCGAGCGGCGCCATGGCGATCTTCCACTTGTAGGGCTTGCTCGAGACGCGCTGGATCGCCGGCATGACGGCGTTGTTGCCCTTCACCGCGAACTCGACCCCAGCCTTGCCGACGGCGTAGGCCTGATCGACGTCGGCCTTGGACGCGATGTGGCGCGCGGCGCGCTGCAGGTAGTCCGCGACGCCCCAGTGGTACTTGAGGTTCAGGCCTTCCTTGATCATGTTCGCGACCACCGGCGCCACGCCGCCGAGCTGCGCGTGACCGAAGGCGTCGCGCAGACCCTGGTCCGACAGGAACTTCCCGTCCGGGCCTTTCACGCCTTCGGACACGACGACCGAGCAGTAGCCGTGCTTCTTCACGAGCTCGTCGACCCGCGCCAGGAACTTCTCCTTGTCGAAGGTGACCTCGGGAAAGAGGATGACGATCGGGATCTCGGTGTCCTTGGTCGAGGCGAGACCGCCCGCGGCCGCGATCCAGCCGGCGTGGCGCCCCATCACCTCGAGCACGAACACCTTGGTCGAGGTCTTCGCCATCGAGGCGACGTCGAAGCTCGCCTCGCGCGTCGAGACGGCGATGTACTTCGCGACGCTGCCGAAGCCCGGGCAGTTGTCGGTGATCGGCAAATCGTTGTCGACGGTCTTCGGCACGTGCACCGCGACGATGGGGTAGCCCATCTTCTCCGAGAGCTGCGACACCTTGAGGCAGGTGTCGGCCGAGTCGCCGCCGCCGTTATAGAAGAAGTAACCGATGTCGTGGGCCTTGAAGACCTCGATGAGTCGCTCGTACTGCGCGCGGTGCTCCTCGATGCTCTTCAGCTTGTAGCGGCAGGAGCCGAAGGCGCCGGACGGGGTGTGCTTGAGCGCGGCGATGGCGGAGGCCGATTCCCGGCTCGTGTCGATGAGGTCTTCGGTCAGCGCGCCGATGATGCCGTTGCGGCCGGCGTAGACCTTGCCGATCTTGTTCTTGTACTTGCGTGCCGTCTCGATCACGCCGCACGCGGAGGCGTTGATCACGGCGGTCACGCCGCCCGACTGGGCGTAAAAGGCGTTTTTCGTTTTGGGCATGGCGATCCTTGAAGAAAGGTTTCTTGGTGTGAAGCGAATCAGTGCAGGTCTTTGCCCGTGCTGCCCGAGGCGATACCGGCCATGTCGCGCATGTGGTCCGTCTGGACCTGCAGGACCGTGGTGACGCACTCGCCGAGGTCGGGGTAGCTGTCATGCCCGGTGCCGAACTGCTGGTCGGGCTGGTAGAAGAAGAGGGGGCGGTAACGGCGCTCGCCCAGCTTCAGGATGACGAAGCTCACGCCGCGCTCGGACCAGTACAGGGCGGGGCACCAGGCGAGGTCGACGTCGGCGGGCTCGACGCACACCTCGACATCCGCCTGCTGGATCTCGATCTCCTTGCCATAGCGCCGGGCCAGGCGCTCCTGAACCGTGGACAGCTCGGTGGGGTCGAAATCGGGTATCTTGTGCTCGCTCATCGCGGGGCGAGATGCGTCTCGGTGGGCGTCCGCACGGCAGGGGTAGCCCGTTTGCAGCGCGCTAGATTAACCCAATACCCAAAGCGCGGTCACGGAAAGATTAAATCGGGGAATAGGGGAGGTTTATGGAATCCCAAGAACCATTGACGAGGCAAAGTCCAGACGGTACGTTACCGAAACCCTATTCCCAAGGGTATAAATGTTCCTCCCACCGCGGCCTGACCAGGGAAAAGCGAGAAAAATATGAGAATCGTGCTTCTGGGTGCGCCGGGTTCCGGCAAGGGAACCCAGGCCAAGTTACTGGTTGAAAAGTATAAAATCCCGCAAATCTCCACCGGCGACCTTCTGCGGGCGGCGGTCTCCGCCGGGACGGAACTCGGCAAGAAGGCCAAGGCCGCCATGGATGCCGGGCAGCTGGTTACCGACGACATCGTCCTCGGCATCATCCAGGAGCGGCTGTCGAAGCCGGACGCGAAGAGCGGCTTCATTCTGGACGGGTTCCCCCGCAACATCCCGCAGGCCCAGGCCCTCGACGCCATGCTCGCGCGCCTCGGCCAGCCGCTGCAGCTCGCCCTGCTCGTGGACGTCGACAGCGAGGTGCTGATGAAGCGGCTGACGGGCCGCCGGACCTGCAGCCAGTGCGGGGCGATCTACAACGTGTATTTCTCGCCGTCGAAGTCCTCCGGCAAATGCGACAAGTGCGGCGGCTCCCTGATGCAGCGCTCGGACGACAACGAGGAGACCGTACGCAACCGGCTGCGCGTGTACGAAGAGCAGACCGCCCCGCTGGTTTCCTATTACAAGGCGCAGGGCAAGCTGCGCACCGTCCGCGGTGTCGGTTCGATCAACGATATCTTCAAGAACATCACGGACATCATCGAGGCCCAGATACGTCCGCTCGCCGCAGTGATGGCGCAGGGCGCGGCCATGGGCGCGAAGGGCCGCGCCGCCCCGGCCAAGGCACCGGCGAAGCCGGCGGCCAAACCGGCCCCGAAGCCGGCCGCCAAGGCGTCTGCCTCCAAGGCCGCGGCTCCCAAGAAAGCGGCGAAGAAGGCACCGAAGAAGGCGGCGGCCAAGGCGGTGAAGAAGAAAGCCCCGAAGAAGGCGGCGAAGAAGGCGCCGAAGGCGAAGAGCAAGGCCAGGGCCAAGCCGAAGAAAACCAAGTAGGATAGCCGTCACAGTCGCAAAGGGGCCCGAGACGGGCCCTTTTGTTTTTGGAGAACAGCGGAGCCGATATGACGCACATCGATACCGCCCGCGGCCGTTTCCCCCGAACCCGCCCCCGGCGCATGCGGCGTGACGAGTTCTCGCGCCGGCTCATGCGCGAGCGCCACCTTCGTGCCGACGACCTGATCCAGCCGGTGTTCGTCCTGGAGGGGAAGAACCGAAGCGAGCCGGTCGCCTCCATGCCCGGCATCGAACGCGTGACGATCGACCGGCTGCTCGCGCAGGCCGAGGCGCTTCAGACGCTCGGCGTGCCGGCAGTGGCGCTTTTCCCCGTCACGCCGACCGGGAAGAAATCGCTCGGCGCCGAGGAGGCGTACAACCCCGAGGGGCTGGCACAGCGCGCCGCGCGGGAGCTGAAGCGGCGCTTTCCGGCGCTCGGCGTCGTCACCGACGTCGCGCTCGATCCCTTCACCTCCCACGGGCAGGACGGGTTGATCGACGAGTCGGGCTACGTCGTGAACGACGAGACGGTCGCCGTGCTGGTGAGGCAGGCGCTGTCCCACGCCGAGGCGGGCGCGGACATCGTCGCGCCTTCCGACATGATGGACGGCCGCATCGGCGCCATCCGCGACGCGCTCGAGTCGGCCGGCCATCGGAACACCCGCATCCTCGCGTACTCCGCCAAGTACGCCTCGAGCTTCTACGGCCCCTTCCGCGACGCGGTCGGATCGGCCGGCAACCTCGGTGGCGGCAACAAATACAGCTACCAGATGGATCCGGCCAACAGCGACGAGGCGTTGCGCGAGGTGGCGCTCGACCTCGACGAGGGCGCCGACATGGTGATGGTGAAGCCGGGCATGCCGTATCTCGACATCGTGCGCCGCGTGAAGGAGACCTTCGGCGTGCCGACGTTCGTGTACCAGGTGAGCGGCGAGTACGCGATGCTCAAGGCGGCCTCCGCGAACGGTTGGCTCGAGGAGCGCGCGGTCGTGCTCGAATCGCTCCTCGCGATGAAGCGCGCCGGCGCCGACGCGATCCTGACGTACTTCGCGCGCCAGGTCGCGGAGTGGCTGAAGGGCGGCGAATCCTGAATGCTGACGAGGTGCGCGCGAAGCGCGCGTCGCCAATTCAACATTCAGCATTGAGCATTCGACATCTTCCTTGAACTACCGCCACGCCTTTCACGCCGGCAACTTCGCCGACGTGTTCAAGCATCTCGTCCTCGTCGCGCTGCTCGAAGCGCTCAAGCGCAAGGAGAAGGGTTTCGCGTACTTCGAGACGCACGCGGGCGCCGGCCGCTACGACCTGCGCGATCCGGCCGTGCAGAAGACGGCGGAGTACCGCGACGGCATCGGGCGACTCTGGCGGGCCGCCTCCGCCGATCCGCTGACGACCGCGTATCTCGCCGCCGTGCGCGGGGTGAACCGGGGGCCGGCCCTCCGGGTCTACCCGGGGTCGCCGCGTATTGCCCGCGCGCTCGTGCGTCCCCAGGACCGTCTCGGGCTCGCGGAGCGTGAACCGGGCGAGTGCGCGCGGCTCGCGCGCGAGTTCGCGCGCGACCGCCAGGTGCGCGTCGAGTGCGGCGACGGGTATGCGCGGCTCGATGCCTGGCTTCCGCCTCCGGAAGCCCGTGGCCTGGTGCTTCTCGATCCCCCGTACGAATCCGCCGGCGAGTGGCGAACGGTCGGCGAGGCCGTTGTCGCCGCCCATCGGCGCTGGTCCACCGGCGTTTACGCCCTGTGGTACCCGCTCAAGGCGGGCGCGCCGGTAGCAAGGCTGAAGCAGGCGCTCGAAGCGAGCGGCGTGCGCCGGATCCTGGTGGCCGAGCTCGAAGTGTGGCCGAACGATACGCCCTTTCGGCTGAACGGATGCGGCATGGCGATGATCAACCCGCCGTGGCGGGTCGACGAGGAGCTCGAGCGCGCGCTCCCGCCGCTCTCCGGTCAATTGCGCCAGGGTCCGCGGGCGACGGCGCGGGTGGAGTGGCTGGTCCCGGAGTAGGGCGAATCGCCTATTTCTTCTGGCCCGGTGGGCGGAAACCTTCCGGCAGCTGCCCCAGTTCCCCTTCGCCGAACAGAAAGCCCACCATGTGGCGCTCGATGACCTCGATCGAGCCGGGATCGGCCGTGCTCAGCCGGTTCTCGTTGATGATCGTCGCAAGCCGCTCGAGCCACTTGCGCCAGCCCTCGCGCGAAACCTGCTCGTAGATCCGCTGGCCGAGCAGGCCCGGATGCGGGGGCCGGTCGAGGCCTTCGGCCTCGCGCTTCAACACCTGGCAGTAAACCGTGCGCGGCATGGCATAAATTCCCGGTAGAACACGGCGGGTGGAAAAATCAGGGGCGGATCAGTAGGGTAAGGATTATCCGCGTGCGAATTTGGGGGAGCAAGCCATGAGCGCCACCGCCGAGCAACTGGAGTACATACGCAGCCTCTCGCAGGACGATCTGCGCCTGACGCCCGCCGCCGAGGCGAAATTCGCCGAGCTGCTCGCCGACGCCGACCCGGAGCTCAGCGTGATCCGGTTGTTCGTCACGGGAGGAGGCTGTGGCGGCATGAGCTACGGGATGACCTACGGCGAGGGCACGACCGCGTACGACACCGTGCGCGAGGGCCCCGGTTATCGCCTGGCGGTGGATGCGGTCGCGCTGAGCTTCCTGCGCGGCGCGCAGATCGACTTCGCGAACGACAACTTCGTGTTCCAGGACGTCTTCCAGAGCGTCGGCGGCAGCGGCCTGTGCGGCGGTTGCGCCGGCGGCCGCGGCTTCTAGCAGGCGGGTCGTGACGCCCGCACCCACGCGCGGCGAACGACCGCGCGTGCTCGTGATCGCCCCGCACGCGAGCTACCGCACGGCTCCCTTCATCGCCGCCGCGCACGGACTCGAAGCGGAGGTGCTCGTCGCCTCCGAAGGCCGGCACTCGGTCGTGAGCAGCTACGCCGACGGCCTGCACCTCGACCTCGGCGACCCGGACCGGGCTCTCGAGCGCATCCTCGTCGAGTCCGCGCGCCGTCCCTTCGCCGGCGTCGTCGGGACCGACGACGCGACGACCGAGCTCGCCGCGCGCGCGGCAGGCGCCCTGGGCCTTCCGCACAACCCGCCGGAAGCGGTGAGACGCGCGCGCCGCAAGGATCTCGCGCGCGCCCGGCTGGCGGAGGCGGGCGTGCCGGTTCCCCGCCACTGGCGCATCGATCTCGCGGCGCCGCTCGCTGTCCAGGCCGACGCCGTCCGCTACCCGTGCGTGCTGAAGCCGATCGCGATGAGCGCGAGCCGCGGCGTGATCCGCGTCGACGATCCCGCGCAGTTTCTCGCCGCCTGCGCGCGTATCGCGCGCATCGTGCGCGACGAGCCGGAGCCGGACGCGCGCCGCTATCTGCTCGCCGAGACCTTCATCCCGGGTTTCGAGGTCGCGGTCGAGGGCATGCTGCGGGCGGGGCGCCTGGAAATCCTCGCGGTCTTCGACAAGCCGGACCCCCTCGACGGGCCGTATTTCGAGGAAACGTACTACGTGACACCGTCGCGACTGGCGCTTGAGCAGCGGGACGAGTTGCACGCGCGCGTCGCGCAGGCGTGCGCCGCCTACGGCCTCCGGGAGGGGCCGATCCATGCCGAGTGCCGGATCAACGCCCAGGGCGTCTGGATTCTCGAGACGGCCGCGCGGACGATCGGCGGACTGTGCGCCCGCCTGATGCGCGTGGGAACCGGCTACGGGCTCGAGGAGATCGTGCTGGCGCACGCGATGGGCCGCACCATCGCGCGTCGAGCCGAAGACGGGGCCGCGGGCGTCCTCATGATTCCGATCCCGAGGGCCGGGGTCCTGCGCAGGGTGGAGGGCCTGACCGCCGCGGGCCGGGTGCGCCATATCGAGGAGGTCGTCATCGCCGTGCGGGAGGGCTACGAGCTGGTGCCGCTGCCCGAGGGCGCGAGTTACCTCGGCTTCGTCTACGCGCGCGCGCCGACCCCCGCGCTCGTCGAGGCCGCCCTGCGCGAGGCCCACGCCTGTCTGCGCGTCGTCGTCGCACCCCTCTTTCGCCCGGTGTTGGCCGGCACCGGCTGAGCGGCGCATGCCGGCCGGTTAAAAGGCACCCGAGCGGCATGGATATTGCAAAAAATCCACACGCATCCCGATCCGGCACCCTGGCCCGATGCACCTGCACCGACGTCTTCAGCACTCCGGTCATTTCGTCATCGCGGGGTTCGTCCTCGTGCTGGCGCTCATGCTCGCCCTCGCGGTGGCGAGCGTGGTGCACATCAAGACGATCAACGCCCACATGGAGCGGATCGCCGAGCGGCACATCGTCGAGATGGACGCCCTGCAGTCGATGCGCAACATCGTGCGCGAGCGCTCGCTCAGCATCTACGCGATGTTCCTGAACGAGGACCTGTTTCAGCGCCAGGAGGAATACCTCCGGTTCACGAACCTGGCCGGCGAGTTCATCGGTCAGCGGAAGCGCTACGAAGCGATCAATCCCTGCCGTCTCGCCCGTGCCGATAACGACGTGGTGTGCGCGAAGGAGCTCGAGCTCTACGGCCAGATCCTCGCCCTCATCCGTCGCTCGCAGCCGCTTCAGATGGAGCTCGCCGAGCGAATCGCCCGGGACGACGTCGAAGGCGTCAGGATCGACCTGGTGCACCACGACATGCCGCTCGAGAAGGAGATACTCTCGCTGTTCGACCGCTTGATCGCCGAGGAGCGCGCCGCCGTCGAGGCCTCCATCGCCCGCGCGCAGGAGGAGTACCGCACCACGGTCCGCACCACGACGCAGCTCGGATTCTTCATGCTCCTGCTCGGCGTCAGCACGGCCGCTTACGTGATCACGCGCACCCGCCGCATCGAACGCGACCTTCACCGCCAGAAGGAGCGGGCGGAGGTCACGCTGCGCTCGGTCGGCGACGGCGTGATCACGGCCGACGAAACGGGCGACGTGCTGTACCTCAACCCCGTCGCCGAGGAGCTGACCGGCTGGCGCCTGGACGAGGCACGCGGGCGCCCGCTTCGCGAGATCTACCGCATCGTCGACGAGGCCACGCGCAAGCCGCTCGAGCACCCGGCCATGCTCGGGTGTCTCGATGCGCGGCTCCTCGGCCCGCGCCACACGCTGCTCCTGCGCCGGGACGGGACGGAGTACGCCGTGGAGGACACGGCCGCCCCGTTACGCGCCCTCGACGGCGCCATGAGCGGCGCCGTGCTCGTGTTCCGCGACGTCACGCGGTCGCGGGGAATGGAACGGCTCCTCTCGTGGCAGGCGAGTCACGACAGCCTGACCGGCCTCGTCAACCGACGCGAGTTCGAGCTCCTGCTCGAGCGCCTGATCCGCAACGCGCGGGAGCAGGGCAAGTCTCACGTGCTGCTCTATCTCGACCTCGACCAGTTCAAGCTCGTGAACGACACCTGCGGCCACGTGGCGGGCGACGAGCTGCTTTGCCAGCTTGCGGCGATGCTCACGCCGCTGGTGCGCGCGAGCGACACGCTCGCCCGGCTGGGCGGCGACGAGTTCGGCGTGCTGCTCGAGGGTTGCTCGATCGACCAGGCGTTGCCGCTCGCGGAAAAGCTGCGTCAGGCGATCGCCGATTTCCGCTTTGCCTGGCACGACAAGAGCTTTCGCGTCGGCGTGTCGGTGGGGATCGCGGCCATCGACGGGAACAGCCGCGGCGCCGGGGACGTCCTGAGCGCGGCGGACGCCGCCTGCTACATCGCGAAGGACAAGGGGCGGAACCGCATCTGGGTCCATCAGGCGAACGACGCGGAGGTCACGCGCCGGGAAGGCGAGATGCGCTGGGTGGCGGAAATCAACCGTGCGTTCGACGAGGACCGCTTTCTCCTCTACGTGCAGCGTATCCTGCCGCTCAAGGAGAGCGCGGCCGAAGCGCCCTATCACGAGGTCCTCATCCGCCTCGTGCAGCCGGACGGGGAGGTGGTGCTGCCGA is from Sulfurifustis variabilis and encodes:
- a CDS encoding 23S rRNA (adenine(2030)-N(6))-methyltransferase RlmJ translates to MNYRHAFHAGNFADVFKHLVLVALLEALKRKEKGFAYFETHAGAGRYDLRDPAVQKTAEYRDGIGRLWRAASADPLTTAYLAAVRGVNRGPALRVYPGSPRIARALVRPQDRLGLAEREPGECARLAREFARDRQVRVECGDGYARLDAWLPPPEARGLVLLDPPYESAGEWRTVGEAVVAAHRRWSTGVYALWYPLKAGAPVARLKQALEASGVRRILVAELEVWPNDTPFRLNGCGMAMINPPWRVDEELERALPPLSGQLRQGPRATARVEWLVPE
- a CDS encoding oxidative damage protection protein gives rise to the protein MPRTVYCQVLKREAEGLDRPPHPGLLGQRIYEQVSREGWRKWLERLATIINENRLSTADPGSIEVIERHMVGFLFGEGELGQLPEGFRPPGQKK
- a CDS encoding HesB/IscA family protein, with product MSATAEQLEYIRSLSQDDLRLTPAAEAKFAELLADADPELSVIRLFVTGGGCGGMSYGMTYGEGTTAYDTVREGPGYRLAVDAVALSFLRGAQIDFANDNFVFQDVFQSVGGSGLCGGCAGGRGF
- the hemB gene encoding porphobilinogen synthase — protein: MTHIDTARGRFPRTRPRRMRRDEFSRRLMRERHLRADDLIQPVFVLEGKNRSEPVASMPGIERVTIDRLLAQAEALQTLGVPAVALFPVTPTGKKSLGAEEAYNPEGLAQRAARELKRRFPALGVVTDVALDPFTSHGQDGLIDESGYVVNDETVAVLVRQALSHAEAGADIVAPSDMMDGRIGAIRDALESAGHRNTRILAYSAKYASSFYGPFRDAVGSAGNLGGGNKYSYQMDPANSDEALREVALDLDEGADMVMVKPGMPYLDIVRRVKETFGVPTFVYQVSGEYAMLKAASANGWLEERAVVLESLLAMKRAGADAILTYFARQVAEWLKGGES
- a CDS encoding EAL domain-containing protein, whose amino-acid sequence is MHLHRRLQHSGHFVIAGFVLVLALMLALAVASVVHIKTINAHMERIAERHIVEMDALQSMRNIVRERSLSIYAMFLNEDLFQRQEEYLRFTNLAGEFIGQRKRYEAINPCRLARADNDVVCAKELELYGQILALIRRSQPLQMELAERIARDDVEGVRIDLVHHDMPLEKEILSLFDRLIAEERAAVEASIARAQEEYRTTVRTTTQLGFFMLLLGVSTAAYVITRTRRIERDLHRQKERAEVTLRSVGDGVITADETGDVLYLNPVAEELTGWRLDEARGRPLREIYRIVDEATRKPLEHPAMLGCLDARLLGPRHTLLLRRDGTEYAVEDTAAPLRALDGAMSGAVLVFRDVTRSRGMERLLSWQASHDSLTGLVNRREFELLLERLIRNAREQGKSHVLLYLDLDQFKLVNDTCGHVAGDELLCQLAAMLTPLVRASDTLARLGGDEFGVLLEGCSIDQALPLAEKLRQAIADFRFAWHDKSFRVGVSVGIAAIDGNSRGAGDVLSAADAACYIAKDKGRNRIWVHQANDAEVTRREGEMRWVAEINRAFDEDRFLLYVQRILPLKESAAEAPYHEVLIRLVQPDGEVVLPMAFIPAAERYGLMSAIDRWVIARTFAWLEEHPRAGNLAINLSSQSLGDERLLAHVENALTADAIDPRRICFEITETAAIANWQRAGAFVGKLRARGCRFALDDFGSGMSSFEYLKHLAVDFIKIDGAFVRDMSRDPLDRAMVESINHIGHVLGKRTIAEYVENAEALEELRRLGVDYAQGDGLHAPEPLEVVGLRRRFVSAS
- a CDS encoding ATP-grasp domain-containing protein; amino-acid sequence: MTPAPTRGERPRVLVIAPHASYRTAPFIAAAHGLEAEVLVASEGRHSVVSSYADGLHLDLGDPDRALERILVESARRPFAGVVGTDDATTELAARAAGALGLPHNPPEAVRRARRKDLARARLAEAGVPVPRHWRIDLAAPLAVQADAVRYPCVLKPIAMSASRGVIRVDDPAQFLAACARIARIVRDEPEPDARRYLLAETFIPGFEVAVEGMLRAGRLEILAVFDKPDPLDGPYFEETYYVTPSRLALEQRDELHARVAQACAAYGLREGPIHAECRINAQGVWILETAARTIGGLCARLMRVGTGYGLEEIVLAHAMGRTIARRAEDGAAGVLMIPIPRAGVLRRVEGLTAAGRVRHIEEVVIAVREGYELVPLPEGASYLGFVYARAPTPALVEAALREAHACLRVVVAPLFRPVLAGTG
- a CDS encoding 6-phosphofructokinase, which produces MPKTKNAFYAQSGGVTAVINASACGVIETARKYKNKIGKVYAGRNGIIGALTEDLIDTSRESASAIAALKHTPSGAFGSCRYKLKSIEEHRAQYERLIEVFKAHDIGYFFYNGGGDSADTCLKVSQLSEKMGYPIVAVHVPKTVDNDLPITDNCPGFGSVAKYIAVSTREASFDVASMAKTSTKVFVLEVMGRHAGWIAAAGGLASTKDTEIPIVILFPEVTFDKEKFLARVDELVKKHGYCSVVVSEGVKGPDGKFLSDQGLRDAFGHAQLGGVAPVVANMIKEGLNLKYHWGVADYLQRAARHIASKADVDQAYAVGKAGVEFAVKGNNAVMPAIQRVSSKPYKWKIAMAPLAKVANVEKMMPKDFITPDGFGITAKCRQYLEPLIKGEDYPPYKDGLPQYVRLKNVPVKKKLKTEFKV